In a genomic window of Meleagris gallopavo isolate NT-WF06-2002-E0010 breed Aviagen turkey brand Nicholas breeding stock chromosome 1, Turkey_5.1, whole genome shotgun sequence:
- the OLFM4 gene encoding LOW QUALITY PROTEIN: olfactomedin-4 (The sequence of the model RefSeq protein was modified relative to this genomic sequence to represent the inferred CDS: inserted 1 base in 1 codon) yields the protein MQNLSLNDNIWKTCFFSSTAGSCIHRGLLNVSQPYVVKLNWKGFSYKYGSWGRDYSPSDPEKEIYWVAPLDTAGRYFEYFRIYGSFDDLLLFKPKYERRLTYGEGSGAALYNNXFYYHVYASSDIAKYDINTNNVVLRKALPSAAVSNRFSYAGVSWQDIDFAVDESGLWVIYSTENSMGNIVISKLNETTLDVLNTWQTRQYKPSVSNAFMLCGILYATRTLSTRKEEIFYMYDTSTGEEGRVSVIMDKKLDTIQSLSYNPTDQRLYVYNDGYLLRYDMTFQP from the exons ATGCAAAACCTCTCTCTTAATGACAACATTTGgaaaacttgttttttctcATCCACTGCAGGTAGCTGCATTCACCGTGGACTGCTGAATGTTAGCCAGCCCTATGTTGTAAAGCTGAACTGGAAAGGATTTTCCTACAAATATGGTTCCTGGGGTAGAGATTATTCTCCCTCCGACCCTGAGAAAGAAATCTATTGGGTTGCGCCACTGGACACAGCTGGGagatattttgaatattttagaaTTTATGGTTCCTTTGATGATTTGCTGCTGTTTAAACCAAAGTATGAAAGAAGACTAACCTATGGGGAAGGAAGTGGTGCTGCTCTTTACAATA TTTTTTACTATCATGTTTATGCTTCATCAGATATAGCCAAGTATGATATAAATACAAACAATGTGGTTTTGCGTAAGgcccttccctctgctgctgttagTAACCGTTTCTCATATGCAGGTGTATCATGGCAAGACATAGATTTTGCTGTGGATGAAAGTGGGTTGTGGGTAATATATTCAACAGAAAATAGCATGGGCAACATTGTGATTAGCAAACTCAATGAGACCACACTTGATGTGCTAAATACTTGGCAGACAAGACAGTACAAGCCATCTGTTTCCAATGCTTTCATGTTATGTGGCATTCTGTATGCCACAAGGACATTGAGCACTAGGAAAGAGGAAATCTTCTACATGTATGACACAAGTACTGGCGAAGAAGGTCGTGTTAGTGTCATCATGGATAAAAAGTTAGACACAATCCAGAGTCTTTCTTATAACCCCACAGATCAGAGACTGTATGTTTACAATGATGGTTACCTTCTAAGATACGATATGACCTTTCAGCCTTAG